One genomic segment of Paenibacillus sp. FSL H8-0332 includes these proteins:
- a CDS encoding glycoside hydrolase family 43 protein codes for MSRNLIHNPILRGFHPDPSICRAGDDYYIATSTFEWFPGVRIHQSRDLVNWRPLTYALTRSSQLNMEGDPDSGGIWAPCLTYDNGLFYLIYTDVKSRQGAFKDTPNYLVTAENIEGPWSEPVYLNSSGFDPSLFHDEDGRKWLVNMLWDHRTGRNSFAGIVLQEYSVVEQRLVGPVTPIYKGTELALTEGPHLYRKDGWYYLITAEGGTQYNHAVTVARSRQIGGPYETAPFNPLLTSAGNPELALQKAGHASLVETQTGEWYMVHLCGRPVKDNYCNLGRETAIQQVEFTEDGWLALSGGGNAPALTVEGPDLPAHPFAAAAPRDDFEAPQLDVRWSTLRVPADESWLSLQERPGYLRLRGRESMSSMHRQSLVALRQQAFRCSAETSVDFEPEHFQQMAGLIVYYDTKDYLYLRITHDEILGRCLGIIRSKDGVYEDTLTPEVPLPAGVSVALKVVIDGEFAQFYYKVGETSWEKIGPALEIYHLSDDFPAYIRFTGTFIGMCAQDLSGTLHPADFDYFEYLEQE; via the coding sequence ATGAGCCGAAATCTGATTCATAATCCAATTCTGCGCGGATTTCATCCGGACCCGTCGATCTGCCGGGCTGGAGATGACTATTACATTGCTACTTCAACCTTTGAGTGGTTCCCCGGTGTGCGGATTCATCAATCGCGCGATCTGGTGAACTGGCGGCCGCTGACCTATGCACTGACCCGCAGCTCGCAGCTCAATATGGAAGGGGACCCGGATTCCGGCGGCATCTGGGCACCTTGCCTCACGTACGACAATGGACTCTTTTATCTAATCTATACCGATGTCAAAAGCCGCCAGGGTGCCTTCAAGGATACGCCTAATTATCTGGTGACGGCCGAAAATATCGAAGGCCCTTGGTCTGAGCCTGTCTATCTGAACAGCAGCGGCTTCGACCCCTCGCTGTTCCATGACGAGGACGGGCGCAAATGGCTGGTCAATATGCTGTGGGATCACCGCACCGGCCGCAACAGCTTCGCCGGGATTGTGCTCCAGGAATATTCGGTGGTAGAGCAGCGCCTGGTCGGACCGGTTACTCCGATCTACAAGGGAACAGAGCTGGCCCTAACCGAAGGCCCGCATCTGTACCGCAAGGACGGCTGGTATTATCTGATTACGGCTGAGGGCGGTACGCAGTATAATCATGCGGTAACCGTAGCGCGGTCGAGGCAGATCGGCGGTCCTTACGAGACCGCTCCGTTTAATCCACTACTAACCTCTGCCGGTAACCCGGAGCTGGCGCTGCAAAAGGCGGGTCATGCCAGTTTGGTCGAGACGCAAACCGGCGAATGGTACATGGTGCATCTGTGCGGCCGTCCTGTGAAGGATAACTACTGCAACCTGGGCCGGGAGACGGCGATCCAGCAGGTCGAATTTACAGAAGACGGCTGGCTGGCCCTGTCCGGGGGCGGGAATGCTCCGGCGCTGACGGTGGAAGGCCCGGATCTCCCGGCGCATCCTTTTGCTGCAGCTGCTCCGCGCGACGACTTCGAGGCTCCGCAGCTGGATGTCCGCTGGAGCACCTTGCGGGTGCCTGCGGATGAGTCCTGGCTCTCGCTTCAGGAGCGTCCGGGATACCTGCGCCTGCGGGGCAGGGAATCCATGAGCTCCATGCACCGCCAGAGCCTGGTCGCCCTGCGCCAGCAGGCCTTCCGTTGCAGCGCCGAGACCTCGGTTGACTTCGAGCCGGAGCATTTCCAGCAGATGGCCGGCCTGATCGTCTATTATGATACGAAGGATTACCTCTATCTGCGGATCACGCACGATGAAATCTTGGGGAGATGCTTAGGCATCATCCGCTCCAAGGACGGGGTCTATGAAGATACACTTACTCCAGAAGTCCCGCTGCCTGCCGGAGTAAGTGTTGCGCTTAAGGTCGTCATCGACGGCGAATTCGCCCAGTTCTATTATAAGGTTGGCGAAACTTCCTGGGAGAAGATTGGCCCAGCCCTGGAAATCTATCATCTGTCCGATGATTTCCCGGCCTACATCCGCTTCACCGGCACCTTCATCGGCATGTGTGCACAGGACCTCAGCGGCACGCTGCATCCGGCGGATTTTGATTATTTTGAGTATCTGGAGCAGGAGTAG
- a CDS encoding mannitol dehydrogenase family protein, whose product MLSLSRSSIADREAWEAAGVELPQFDFAAVAQNTLEKPEWVHFGAGNIFRGFVANAHQKLLDSGKADTGIIAAETFDFEMIDKVYKPYDNLTLLVLMNAAGDFQKRIISSIVEGITADKTREADYSRLTEIFENPSLQMASFTITEKGYSLTGPNGQYLGIVEKDISGGPEQPVHAMSIVASFAYKRYLKGQYPMTFVSMDNCSHNGDKLKNGMVTIAKEWAAKGHVEEGFVAYLEDEQKITFPLSMIDKITPRPSESVQAALLEQGIGGMDVIVTSKNTYTAPFVNAEISEYLVIEDKFTNGRPALEAAGVIFTDRDTVNKVETMKVTTCLNPLHTALAVTGCLLGYTLIADEMKDATLKKLVETIGYKEGLPVVVDPGILSPKQFLDEVLQERFANPFIPDTPQRIATDTSQKVGIRFGETIKSYIRREELDPAQLTAIPLAIAAWCRYLLGVNDEGAAFTLSSDPLLDSLQARLAGITLGADAAKAVGVRAVLEDQAIFGVDLYAAGLGGTIEGMFTEMLAGPGAVRATLEKYTA is encoded by the coding sequence ATGCTGAGTCTGAGCAGAAGCAGCATCGCGGACCGGGAAGCCTGGGAAGCCGCAGGGGTAGAGCTGCCGCAGTTCGATTTCGCAGCGGTAGCGCAGAATACGTTAGAGAAGCCGGAGTGGGTTCACTTCGGGGCGGGGAATATCTTCCGGGGCTTCGTGGCGAATGCGCACCAGAAGCTGCTGGACAGCGGCAAGGCCGACACGGGCATTATCGCCGCCGAGACCTTCGACTTCGAGATGATCGACAAGGTCTATAAGCCTTACGACAATCTGACCCTGCTGGTCCTGATGAATGCGGCCGGCGACTTCCAGAAGCGGATCATCAGCAGCATCGTCGAAGGCATCACCGCAGACAAGACGCGGGAAGCGGATTACAGCCGTCTGACTGAGATTTTCGAGAATCCCAGTCTGCAGATGGCCAGCTTCACGATTACGGAGAAAGGTTATTCCCTAACGGGGCCGAACGGCCAGTATCTGGGCATCGTGGAGAAGGATATCTCCGGCGGCCCGGAGCAACCGGTTCATGCCATGAGCATCGTGGCTTCCTTCGCCTACAAGCGTTATCTGAAGGGTCAGTATCCGATGACCTTCGTCAGCATGGACAACTGCTCGCATAACGGTGACAAGCTGAAGAACGGCATGGTTACGATCGCTAAGGAATGGGCGGCGAAGGGTCATGTAGAAGAGGGATTCGTGGCTTATCTGGAGGATGAGCAGAAGATCACTTTCCCGCTGTCCATGATCGACAAAATCACCCCGCGCCCGTCCGAATCCGTCCAGGCAGCATTGCTGGAACAGGGCATCGGCGGCATGGATGTGATCGTCACCTCGAAGAATACGTACACTGCTCCCTTCGTTAACGCGGAGATCAGCGAGTATCTGGTCATTGAAGACAAATTCACGAACGGCCGTCCGGCGCTTGAAGCAGCCGGTGTGATCTTCACGGACCGTGATACGGTCAACAAGGTGGAGACCATGAAGGTAACTACCTGCCTCAACCCGCTGCATACGGCGCTGGCGGTAACCGGCTGTCTGCTCGGTTACACGCTGATCGCCGATGAGATGAAGGACGCTACACTGAAGAAGCTCGTAGAGACCATCGGCTACAAGGAAGGCCTGCCGGTTGTTGTCGATCCCGGCATTCTGAGTCCGAAGCAGTTCCTGGATGAAGTGCTGCAGGAACGGTTCGCCAATCCGTTCATTCCGGATACCCCGCAGCGGATCGCTACCGATACCTCACAGAAGGTCGGTATCCGCTTCGGCGAGACGATCAAGTCGTATATCCGCCGCGAGGAGCTTGACCCGGCGCAGTTAACGGCCATCCCGCTGGCGATTGCAGCGTGGTGCCGGTATCTGCTCGGCGTGAACGATGAAGGTGCTGCGTTCACGCTCAGTTCGGACCCGCTACTGGATTCGCTGCAAGCGCGGCTTGCGGGAATTACGCTGGGCGCGGATGCTGCGAAGGCCGTTGGCGTGCGCGCGGTGCTGGAGGACCAGGCCATCTTCGGCGTAGATCTGTACGCCGCCGGACTCGGCGGGACTATCGAGGGCATGTTCACCGAGATGCTGGCTGGTCCGGGTGCGGTAAGGGCTACGCTGGAGAAGTATACCGCCTGA